ataaagaaaataaaaatgtttgtgtTGTTATAGAGAACCACATACCTGAACAGCCGAACACCACAAAAAGTCAGTGGTATCACGGCACACTCAACCGCGAGGAGGCGGTCCGCACTCTAGAGGAGTACTGCAAGCAACACAATGTACGGGACAGGGCTTCCGACGGCGTGTTCCTAGTGCGCTACAGTGAGAGGCACACTGGCGCGTACGTGCTCACCATGCTCAGTGAAAACTTGCCTTACCACTTCATTATACGGAAAGAGGTGAGCTCTTAGACTAAGATTCCCTTCATAATATAGGTCGCTCTGAAATAGACATAAGTGGCGTTGCCGAGCAGCAGTTGATTTTAAGGTAATCTCAGAGGAGTGGGATAACGCAATCGCATGATATTGTGACTCCACGCAGTGCCCGgccattttattaattttcgaaCAACTATTGAATGGTGGTTCAGTACCATGGCAAATGaaccgcgaggaggcatttcgCTTTAGAGGAGTACTACAAGCAATCATGTATGGGACAGGGCTTCCGACGGCGTGTTCCTAGTGCGCTACAGTGAGAGGCACACTGGCGCATACGTGCTCACCATGCTCAGTGAAAACTTGCCTTACCACTTCATTATACGCAAAGAGGTGAGAATATTACCTTTTTTTATAGCTCGCTTGAAAAAAAACATGAATGGCGTCACAGTTTAAATAGTTTTGAAACTACAGTGGCCGATTCTAAGGTAAAGCAAGCGCAGGGTAAAAAAAAGCGCCTAGTATTGTCAAATACAACgcaattataaaaattaaaacgtctATGGTATTCAGGAACCTAATGTTTTCGAATACCATAGACATAATTGTAGCAAGACAATTAAATAAAGCAGAGatttaataaaatgttgttGTTACAGAACGATTGGCTGTTTATAGACGACGGGCCTTACCTAGAATCTCTGGAGAGGCTAATAGAACATTACAGCACCGTCCCAGACGGTCTCCCCACCAAACTCACCACGCCAGTGCCTCCCAAGCCAAAACCACCGCTACCTGAGGTTGGTATTATGCATAATCAGAATTAAAAATGGacgtacataataattagaaaaaatcggtcaagggcgagtcggactcgcacgcaaTGTTTTGTATATGTTATTTAATATCTTGGAAAACTAATctgtatttttaaacaaaataaacacatttgaaatttttagtatgcCTTGACGTTAGTTAGTTTTACAactttgtagttttaaaattgtttatttaactCAGGGCCTAAAATTAATAAGATACATTTTTCACAGTTCTCCACAATGCCACGAACCAAGAAGTCCTCACCAAGTCGAGTAGCCTTGAACCAATCCCTATCGTTAGTTAAACACGACATATTGAACGACAACCAATCAGTGAACAACAACGCCTTTGAACTACTAACCAGAAACCTCTCCTTCTCATCGGATTTCAACAACGATAGCATGAACAACAACGACGAAGCGCCGAGTGAGTGTGACACGTACAAGGTGCCTGTCAATAATAGCGCAGTTGTCACGCTGGCGGAGAATTACAATGAGATATCCATTAACTCCGAGGGCCAGCTATCCACACTGCAAGGTAATAAGAATTATTTCACTTCTTTATTTACCATGAAACTTGcttttaataaaatcattaaactTCTATCAAAGATTTAGCAATTtcaaatgttaaaaatttacTACTCATTCTCGTCCACtttcttttaacttttttttcgaTAAAAATGAGTTAATTACATAGATATGGTTAATTAGGATTATTTCTAGTCTCAGtcacaaattaattttaagaattaTTCGGCCACAAATGAAGTTATTAGTTATCTGTTCCCCAATGAAATGTTGTGGGTCACTTCCGATTGTTCTGCGATACATTATTGACCACAATCGGACTGGACGAATTGATCCATCTCGTTTTTATATAAGAGAGGTATACCTGCGCCGCTTACAGCCATTTCTGCTGTGGCTCCCGGTCTTGGTTAAACTTATGTTTACGACTTTATTTCCAGAGTTCATACCGTTCAGCGAATTAACATTAGGCGCGGTGTTAGGCGAAGGCGAATTCGGTTCAGTTCTACGAGCCGTGTACTCGCCACCGGAACAAGTCCCCATACAAGTGGCAGTGAAGACATTACACGTGCAACACACCGACACTAACAAACAAGAGTTCCTGTCCGAGGCCAAGCTCATGATGTCGCTGCAGCATCGGTGTATAGTGCGGCTTATTGGAGTGTCCTTGGTaagaattattaatatttaaaactagctgatgcccgcgacttcgtccccgtggatgtaggtttttaaaaatcccatgggagctCATTGaattttcgggatgaaaagtagcctatatccactatccagggtataattatttatctcccttccgaatttcaaccagtagtttttgcgtgaaggagtaacatccatccatacatacatacatataaactatcgcgtttataacattagtagaTGAAGTTTGAATACAAATGCCTAGATCTTCGCTCTTTAATTCaagaagaaaattaaatttcttaaaaatcttaaatatttttcttggctAAACTAATTTTGACTCAATAGAAATCCAAAAGGCAACCCCGACTTCTTAGGCGATGATTTTAACATCCTGTTTTTTCTGTAACTCACGAAATAAAATTCAGAAGCACATGTCGAAATCCGTCAAATTAAATTGTTCAAAAGTGCATATTTATAACTAAACTGGCTGTTGTTCGAAATCCGCcacatttctaattaaattaatttttgttcCAGGGCCCTCCCCTCGCTATGGTCCAAGAATTAGTTCCCCTGGGTTCATTACTAGATTTCTTGTTAAGACAACCGGAGAAAGCATCTCCGGGATACGAGTTGCGCTTGTGGGCGTGGCAGGTCGCTTCCGGGATGAGGTATCTCGAGAGACGGCGATTTGTACATCGCGATCTCGCTGCTAGGAATATCCTACTGGCTTCCAGGTTAGTTATTCTAAATACTATCAGAAATCAAAGACTGTGTTTGAACCGAAATGGAACGTTTACATCGTTCCTAATAAGGAAAGTTTGGACTggtaatattttgaattttaaaaagcttGTTTGCGCGAGAAAAGATTGCCATGGCTTCTTTATCTTTATCATCTCAACCTACCGACGGTCCACTACAAAGCATGGATGTCATCTCAGAACAAGGGCTTAAATCATAATCCACTAGGTTCCAAGTATAACTTAGTGAAGTTGGCAGGAACTGCTAAGTATAACCTAGTCTAAACCAGACGCAGAAGAGGCATTATATACCTTAGCGATGACTTTCTAGTTTCTAGACTTTCGCCTGTGCTTGCGGTCCTGTGTTACCCTTCTCCAGAATGGACCAGTAGTCAGTTTTAACTCTCCTCCCAACACACTAGGGCATTCCATTTTCACCCGAAGACtgtatttaacattttttctacAGACATCAAGCCAAAATCAGCGACTTCGGTTTATCCCGCGCGCTGTCCACTGACAGTTCGTACTACAAGGCGAGTCGCGGTGGCAAGTGGCCCATCAAGTGGTACGCGCCCGAGTCCTACAACTACGGCACGTTCAGCCACAAGAGCGACGTGTGGAGCTACGGCGTCACTCTGTGGGAGATGTTCTCGTACGGCAAGCAGCCGTATGGCGAGATGAGGGGTATCGAGGTAAGAGCCACCATTGACTGTATGAACTGCCGCCGATTTGTCCGGCCTTGTCGTGTCTCGCGCTAGATCTCTGACGCGTACACTGTGTTTGCACTGAATGCAGTGCTGACTGAGACTCCTGCCTATGATATATTCAGACCATTGAAGCAATGCTGATTAATTGCTGCTGTGACTCCTAACTGTAAGGTGCGCTCTGCTTCAATATAAATGCACCCTTTTTTCGCATTTCCAGTTAGTACAGTACTACCAGTTTTATAAGTCGTATCGACGAAATTCGTCTGCACAGAAAAGCGGACCAAAACCGATTGAACACCAATGAGTTACCTTATTGcttattattatatagattttaaacacaagaacagcAGAatctcgtgctatctcgctcataattcgtgCGTACGAAACAGCGCGTGTGGGAACGGACTCGCGCTTTCACACTTTTGTTgcgccattcaaaaattacATTCATGCACAGGTACATTGGCGTAACTTAATAAAATGTACTAAAAATAATGTTGCGTGAACGTCAGTACCTAACATATATCAGCATAGTCCTCTAAGTGTTTTGTGACGAACCGTGTGGTCCAATATTAATTGCAGTATTATTTCCACAGGCCATACAGGTAGTAGAAAGCGGTCAACGGCTCGAAAGGCCCGAGGACTGTCCGGATGAGATCTACCAAGTGATGCTGGACTGCTGGGCCTACAGCCCCGACCTGCGGCCCACCTTCAGCAAACTAGACGATGTGTTCTCACAGAACCCTGAATACGTCAACATCAGCCAGCTCGCGGCCGAGAACGAGGACGTGCATGTTTAGAGAATCTCCTTAGATAAGGTCAATTAAATGGTATACTTACCActagatattattatacctgTAAACATAAAActgtcttaggctgagatctatagagaacTGTACTTTGTTTAGACTTCAGACACGTTGAAATCtactatagagcgcactttgactttgcttagatttaagtttcagttaaaatgagacaaaaTGCCAGCGCTATAACGCCGTCTCATTTTGACAGTGTCTTATATCTCAGCCTTAAAACGAAAGTGTTATACCGTTGACATAAATCTGTtacattttaactgaaacaagTCTGAGCACACTGTATGGAGTACAGATTTCAGGCTAAGTAGTGGTAATATAAAGTCACATTCACACCAATAAGATTTTGCGTTGCGTATCATGTTCGACGGAAATTATTGTATCGTCAGTATGGACGAAAAAGTTTAGACTATGTCTAAAATACGATTTACGCCGCATGTAGCGTTCAACAAACAACACAAAGCCTTATTGATGTGGACGCGGCTTTAAAAGTACTCCAAAAGGTTTCAGTGAATAGAAGTATGacaatcaaataattattattaattgcgCTTTCTGTAGGCTTAGCATAAGATTTTgacgacaacgttgatagaattcgagtttCGAAACATAACATCAGAGTAAAATGGGTGATTTAATGTCGAAAATTCGTGCCATCGATTTTAACTTCGCAAGGTTTGGAGCGCTAGCTGTAGATGTATGAACGAACTtgagttttaaaacaaaactgtTAAGGCCCATTTTACTGTAACGGCAAATGCTTCGATGTTTGAATTTTACCAATGTTGGCAATGTAAACTCTTAGGTTTACTGTTAACTCTCTATTTTGTCGACATTGGTAGTAAAAGTAAACTACCATTTGAGAACATGCCATGATGTGCCTGATAAGTGATAATTAAATTTCTAGTATTCTTAGGGGGTAGTCCGgaatatgttaaattaaatgtaTGGAACGGTTATTCCGAAAAAAATAATGCTCTacgaagctgtcaaaattagtaacAACATCAAGTTATTAGCAAAAACCAGGCAGTTTTGTCTCGTCTAGTGTGTAGAACTACATCGTTCGAGATCGTTGCCGcaatacaaattttaaaagttcaaaTCGTGATTTTTCGTcacataaaatgtttttttttttttttttcatataccGCAATATGAGCCCAAATGATTAATATTTaccattaaaattaagtattgtGTTGGATGCACTAACTGTCACAATTAACTTTTTTGCCTTTAAAAGTGCTAACATCTATACGGTTTTGTACAAATCTTTTAACTAAATTAGCATGTCTCTAAATCCTAGATCTACATATTCTACTTTGTCAAACTTAAATCACATTTAAAACAAGATAGTTGTCTGtcagacataaatctgtctctttctaaCTCTAAgtaaagtttgagcaaagtcaaattacACTCAATAGATCTCTTTACCTAATAGTTGTGTTGTCCTATTCACAATGttccctgcggaaaaggatagcactacatTGAGACCTGTTAATCTAATTTAGTAGATAACTACTATGAGTAGAATTAATTTTCAAGTCAAATGTTGGCTTTACTTAGTGCTAACGAGTGCATCGCAATTCTCGGAAGTAATCTTTGATTCTAtgaactaatttaatttagcacaagtaaataacctatttttttgtagatttttttagataaatcaTTCAGTATACGTTTAAATAGTACTATTTTTTTAAGTGCACATTTATGCTGTAAAATATTGCTTTCGGTTTTAATAGACACATATTGGACATATCTATCCTTTTAATGCAATGGACACGCGGTTTTTTCATGCGGAAAAATATCGTGGGATAAATTTTTCCCTACGATCATATTAGATGTTTTTGATCGCAGCGGATTATCCTTGCCTGAATGAAAATGTGCTTTTGAAAAATAGTGAAAAAAGTCGACAAAGGCGACGGAAGATTTGTTTC
This genomic stretch from Maniola jurtina chromosome 2, ilManJurt1.1, whole genome shotgun sequence harbors:
- the LOC123877634 gene encoding tyrosine-protein kinase HTK16, which codes for MITTMTSFILLKTNSFLLRMNREDNVNWFHGKISRETAEKLLKEEGEDGVFLVRESNTSPGDYVLSVLHQGEVVHYQIRRHGEDAFFSIEEHTTVHGLDTLIQHYRGDSNGLVTRLSVVCKGEPPPHESRTQGTTNLLHRATEAGDYNIVSQLLAYGYRSRDAKNQDGQTAVHIAARAGRDKILAKLIESGATVNVRDSFGYTPLHYTCQNNLPSTTELLISKGGANYQMRHAPTGKVPLHDAAQRGHIDCIKVLLKLKAPAHPRTLAHDTPAQLAKHSGHTECYQLLKNHIPEQPNTTKSQWYHGTLNREEAVRTLEEYCKQHNVRDRASDGVFLVRYSERHTGAYVLTMLSENLPYHFIIRKENDWLFIDDGPYLESLERLIEHYSTVPDGLPTKLTTPVPPKPKPPLPEFSTMPRTKKSSPSRVALNQSLSLVKHDILNDNQSVNNNAFELLTRNLSFSSDFNNDSMNNNDEAPSECDTYKVPVNNSAVVTLAENYNEISINSEGQLSTLQEFIPFSELTLGAVLGEGEFGSVLRAVYSPPEQVPIQVAVKTLHVQHTDTNKQEFLSEAKLMMSLQHRCIVRLIGVSLGPPLAMVQELVPLGSLLDFLLRQPEKASPGYELRLWAWQVASGMRYLERRRFVHRDLAARNILLASRHQAKISDFGLSRALSTDSSYYKASRGGKWPIKWYAPESYNYGTFSHKSDVWSYGVTLWEMFSYGKQPYGEMRGIEAIQVVESGQRLERPEDCPDEIYQVMLDCWAYSPDLRPTFSKLDDVFSQNPEYVNISQLAAENEDVHV